From the Excalfactoria chinensis isolate bCotChi1 chromosome 1, bCotChi1.hap2, whole genome shotgun sequence genome, one window contains:
- the SLC13A4 gene encoding solute carrier family 13 member 4 yields the protein MAMMKEILRSRNLLLVFLIPLLLLPLPLLYPCSEASCAYVLIVTAVYWVSEAVPLGAAALIPAFLYPLFGVMKSSEVAAEYFKNTTLLLMGVICVAASVEKWNLHKRIALRMVMMAGAKPGMLLLCFMCCTTVLSMWLSNTSTTAMVMPIVEAVLQELVNAEEECDVISTAGSTIIEENKPIGLNEKHEQPSLELIFINEDATTTDFSSLMQSKTMNSVHMIANPIGTMKSNGQHLPQAQILVLPPKPSEQDLSSKYRYQSRHDHMICKCLSLSISYAATIGGLTTIIGTSTSLIFLEHFNNQYPNAEVVNFGTWFLFSFPISLIMLVLTWLWMHWLFLGCNFKETCSVSKKKKTKREEMSERRIHEEYKKLGNVSYPEMVTGFFFILMTLLWFTREPGFVPGWSSFFEKKGYRTDATVSVFLGFLLFLIPAKKPCFGKKEKGDNESSTDTNTLEPIITWKDFQRTMPWEIVVLVGGGYALAAGCKTSGLSTWIGRQMLSLSSLPYWAVTLLACILVSLVTEFVSNPATITIFLPILCSLSETLLINPLYTLIPVTMCISFAVMLPVGNPPNAIVFSYGHCQIKDMVKAGLGVNLIGLAVVMVAINTWGIRLFQLNTFPEWAAVSNVTSQT from the exons ATGGCAATGATGAAGGAGATTCTTCGATCCAGAAACCTCTTGCTGGTTTTTCTCATTCCacttctgctgcttcctctgccACTTTTGTACCCCTGCAGC GAAGCCTCATGTGCTTACGTGTTGATTGTGACGGCTGTATACTGGGTATCTGAAGCAGTACCTCTTGGTGCAGCAGCCttaattcctgctttcctaTACCCACTTTTTGGAGTCATGAAGTCCAGTGAG GTGGCTGCTGAATATTTCAAGAACACGACTTTGCTACTCATGGGTGTGATTTGTGTGGCAGCTTCTGTGGAAAAATGGAATCTCCATAAACGTATAGCTCTGCGAATGGTCATGATGGCTGGAGCAAAGCCAGGCAT GTTGCTTCTTTGCTTTATGTGTTGCACCACGGTGCTTTCCATGTGGCTTTCCAACACATCCACCACAGCCATGGTGATGCCAATTGTGGAGGCAGTGCTCCAGGAACTTGTGAATGCTGAGGAGGAGTGTGATGTCATCAGTACTGCAGGCAGCACTATTATTGAAGAAAACAAGCCAATAG GTCTCAATGAAAAGCATGAGCAACCTTCACTGGAGCTTATCTTCATCAATGAGGA tgcTACTACTACTGACTTCAGCTCCTTGATGCAATCAAAG ACTATGAATAGTGTGCATATGATAGCCAACCCAATTGGAACTATGAAATCCAATGGGCAGCACCTACCTCAG GCTCAGATACTAGTCCTGCCTCCTAAGCCCTCTGAACAGGACCTGAGCTCTAAGTACCGGTATCAGTCCAGACATGACCACATGATCTGCAAATGCCTCTCACTGAGTATCTCCTATGCAGCAACTATTGGAGGACTGACAACCATTATAGGGACTTCAACTAGCCTCATATTCTTAGAGCACTTCAACAA cCAATACCCAAATGCTGAAGTGGTGAATTTTGGAACCTGGTTTTTGTTCAGTTTCCCTATTTCCCTCATCATGTTGGTCCTTACTTGGTTATGGATGCATTGGTTGTTCTTGGGCTGCAA ctttaaGGAAACCTGTTCTGTcagcaagaagaagaaaaccaaacgGGAAGAAATGTCAGAGAGAAGAATTCATGAAGAATATAAGAAACTGGGAAATGTCAG CTATCCTGAGATGGTGACTGGATTTTTCTTCATCCTGATGACCTTGCTTTGGTTTACTCGTGAGCCCGGCTTTGTTCCAGGCTGGTCATCATTTTTTGAAAA GAAAGGTTACCGGACTGATgccactgtttctgtttttcttggtttcctccttttcctcattcCAGCAAAAAAGccatgctttggaaaaaaagaaaaag GAGATAATGAAAGTTCAACAGACACCAACACGCTGGAACCCATCATCACCTGGAAGGACTTTCAGAGGACCATGCCCTGGGAAATTGTAGTGTTGGTTGGAGGTGGTTATGCTTTAGCAGCTGGATGCAAG ACCTCTGGCCTCTCTACATGGATTGGACGCCAAATGCTGTCCCTGAGCAGCCTTCCCTACTGGGCTGTAACTCTACTGGCCTGCATTTTAGTGTCCCTGGTAACAGAGTTTGTTAGCAATCCAGCAACTATAACCATATTTCTACCTATTTTATGCAGCTTG TCAGAAACGCTGCTTATCAACCCTTTATACACCCTGATTCCTGTCACCATGTGTATTTCCTTTGCGGTGATGCTGCCTGTGGGTAATCCTCCAAATGCCATTGTCTTCAGTTATGGGCATTGCCAGATTAAGGATATG gtgAAAGCTGGTCTGGGAGTAAATCTGATTGGTCTGGCTGTTGTCATGGTGGCAATCAACACATGGGGAATTAGACTCTTCCAGCTGAATACTTTTCCGGAATGGGCAGCAGTAAGCAATGTCACTAGCCAGACATAA